Proteins encoded together in one Telopea speciosissima isolate NSW1024214 ecotype Mountain lineage chromosome 4, Tspe_v1, whole genome shotgun sequence window:
- the LOC122659762 gene encoding E3 ubiquitin-protein ligase APD1-like isoform X1: protein MYRLAYASPSHSNSWQESCARLLAPLTLWLCVSLILHYGYFGNCRMVLGPSSLRLLKTSSIFIEQIQVIDTAKKGSVLYGFQEKPELSLETNWNASKYLVIRSYRQQGFFLWLNKGSRIHVRWEVPISNFSDLLVVLTKGEQKLKRSLLSSSNLLALTNPTHGNGQAEYIIEEDDSYYIHLVNMNSKSILMMLKVNVSSKMYDITKTASKCSSINGFCRLQLLFPHMKFVVLTTPNNGDLSGWYIELSFMVRLLTYFAILGFAAIILWLILKYLGVWAGEGDRTEEEVPVTERIPLLQEKRIQIDYGTSEEDPDSRICSSSEDLYDGKICAICYDEQRNCFFVPCGHCATCYACAQRIVEGENKVCPICRRIIHKVRRLLNP, encoded by the exons ATGTACAGACTAGCTTATGCATCTCCAAGCCATTCGAACAGTTGGCAAGAAAGCTGTGCTCGATTACTTGCCCCATTAACTCTATGGTTATGTG TATCACTGATTTTGCATTATGGATATTTTGGGAATTGTCGAATGGTGCTCGGACCGAGTTCATTACGTTTGTTGAAGACAAGTTCAATCTTTATAGAGCAGATTCAGGTGATTGATACTGCCAAGAAAGGTTCTGTTCTTTACGGATTCCAGGAGAAGCCAGAATTGAGCTTGGAAACAAACTGGAATGCTTCCAAATATCTTGTGATTAGATCGTATCGCCAACAG GGTTTCTTTTTGTGGTTGAACAAGGGCTCTAGGATCCATGTGAGATGGGAAGTTCCAATTAGCAATTTCAGTGACCTCCTAGTGGTGTTAACTAAAG GAGAGCAGAAGTTAAAGAGATCATTGCTGAGTTCCTCAAATTTACTTGCTCTTACCAATCCAACACATG GTAATGGGCAAGCTGAATATATCATTGAGGAAGATGACAGTTACTACATCCACTTAGTGAACATGAACTCCAAAAGCATTTTAATGATGTTGAAGGTCAATGTTTCATCAAAGATGTATGATATCACCAAAACAGCGAGCAAGTGTTCATCGATAAATGGCTTTTGTCGTTTGCAGCTTCTCTTCCCCCATATGAAATTTGTTGTTTTGACCACTCCAAACAAT GGGGACCTCAGTGGATGGTACATTGAGCTTTCATTCATGGTTCGTTTGCTTACTTATTTTGCAATTTTAG GATTTGCTGCAATCATTCTTTGGTTGATCTTGAAGTACCTTGGAGTTTGGGCGGGTGAGGGGGACAGGACGGAAGAGGAAGTACCAGTAACTGAAAGAATTCCATTACTGCAAGAGAAGAGAATTCAAATCGATTACGGAACAAGTGAAGAAGATCCAGATTCGAGAATATGTAGCTCCTCTGAGGACTTGTATGATGGAAAGATTTGTGCAATCTGCTATGATGAACAACGCAACTGCTTCTTTGTACCATGTGGCCACTGTGCCACATGTTATGCATGTGCTCAGAG
- the LOC122658557 gene encoding probable indole-3-acetic acid-amido synthetase GH3.1, with protein sequence MTVFTLLSTPLGTAACEKHAKALQFIEEMTKNADAVQEKVLAEILTRNAETEYLRRYKLNGATDRETLKSKVPVITYEDLQPEIQRIANGDRSAILSGHPISEFLTSSGTSAGERKLMPTIREELDRRQFLYNLLMPVMNLYVPGLDTGKGLYFLFVKSETKTPGGLLARPVLTSYYKSDHFKTRPYDPYNVYTSPNEAILCSDSFQSMYTQMLCGLYQQKEVLRVGAVFASGLLRAIRFLQLHWQQLAHDIATGTVNPKISDPSIRECMSSLLKPNPELAEFITGECSGENWEGIISRIWPNTKYLDVIVTGAMAQYIPTLNYYSGGLPLACTMYASSECYFGLNLKPMCKPSEVSYTIMPNMGYFEFLPHESTSSALSRDSPPRLVDLVDVEVGKEYELVISTYAGLYRYRVGDILRVTGFYNSAPQFHFVRRKNVLLSIDSDKTDEAELQKAVENASELLREYNTSVVEYTSFADTKSIPGHYVIYWELLVKDQGNAPREGVMDQCCLAMEESLNSVYRQGRVADNSIGPLEIRVVKNGTFEELMDYAISRGASINQYKVPRCVNFTPIMELLDSRVLSAHFSPAFPHWTPERRR encoded by the exons ATGACGGTTTTCACTTTGCTTTCTACCCCACTTGGCACTGCGGCCTGCGAAAAGCATGCAAAGGCTCTTCAGTTCATTGAAGAGATGACGAAAAACGCAGACGCAGTTCAGGAGAAGGTTTTGGCTGAGATCTTGACCCGAAATGCCGAGACTGAGTACCTCCGTAGATATAAGCTTAATGGTGCGACCGATCGCGAGACCCTTAAATCGAAGGTACCTGTGATCACATACGAGGATCTTCAGCCTGAGATTCAACGCATTGCTAATGGCGATCGGTCCGCCATACTCTCCGGTCACCCCATCTCTGAATTCCTCACCAG cTCTGGAACATCAGCAGGTGAGAGAAAGCTCATGCCAACAATTCGAGAAGAGCTGGATCGCCGTCAATTTCTGTACAATCTTCTCATGCCCGTGATGAATCT TTACGTGCCAGGCCTGGACACGGGAAAGGGGCTCTACTTCTTGTTCGTGAAATCGGAGACGAAGACACCTGGGGGGCTACTGGCTCGCCCTGTGCTCACAAGCTACTACAAGAGCGATCACTTCAAGACGAGACCTTACGACCCTTACAATGTTTACACCAGCCCCAACGAAGCCATCCTCTGCTCTGATTCCTTCCAGAGCATGTATACTCAGATGCTATGTGGTCTCTACCAACAGAAGGAAGTCCTCCGTGTTGGCGCCGTCTTCGCCTCCGGCCTACTCAGAGCGATCCGATTCCTGCAACTCCACTGGCAGCAACTTGCACATGACATTGCCACCGGGACTGTAAATCCCAAAATCTCCGATCCGTCTATCCGTGAATGCATGTCGAGTCTCCTCAAGCCCAACCCTGAACTCGCTGAGTTCATCACCGGTGAATGCTCTGGGGAGAACTGGGAAGGAATCATAAGCAGAATCTGGCCAAACACCAAGTACCTCGACGTGATAGTCACCGGCGCCATGGCCCAATACATCCCAACCCTTAACTATTACAGCGGCGGCTTACCACTGGCATGCACCATGTACGCTTCTTCCGAGTGCTACTTCGGTCTTAACCTAAAACCAATGTGTAAACCCTCTGAGGTTTCCTACACGATCATGCCCAACATGGGCTACTTCGAGTTCCTCCCTCACGAATCCACATCTTCCGCACTGAGCCGTGACTCACCACCCCGATTGGTGGATCTCGTCGACGTTGAAGTTGGGAAGGAGTATGAACTGGTGATCAGTACGTACGCGGGGCTGTACCGGTACCGAGTCGGAGACATACTCCGGGTCACCGGGTTCTACAACTCGGCTCCACAGTTCCATTTCGTGAGGAGGAAGAACGTGTTGTTGAGTATTGACTCGGACAAGACCGACGAGGCGGAGTTGCAGAAAGCGGTGGAGAACGCGTCGGAGCTTCTGCGTGAGTACAACACGAGCGTAGTGGAGTACACGAGCTTTGCCGACACAAAGAGCATTCCGGGGCACTACGTGATATACTGGGAGTTGCTGGTGAAGGATCAGGGGAATGCGCCGAGGGAGGGGGTGATGGATCAGTGCTGCCTGGCCATGGAAGAATCGTTGAACTCGGTTTACAGACAGGGGAGAGTGGCGGACAACTCGATTGGACCTCTGGAGATAAGGGTTGTGAAAAATGGGACATTTGAGGAACTGATGGACTATGCCATCTCAAGGGGAGCTTCCATTAACCAATACAAGGTGCCGAGGTGCGTCAATTTCACACCCATCATGGAGCTTCTCGACTCAAGGGTCCTCTCTGCTCATTTTAGCCCTGCTTTCCCTCATTGGACCCCTGAACGACGACGGTGA
- the LOC122659762 gene encoding E3 ubiquitin-protein ligase APD1-like isoform X2 — MVLGPSSLRLLKTSSIFIEQIQVIDTAKKGSVLYGFQEKPELSLETNWNASKYLVIRSYRQQGFFLWLNKGSRIHVRWEVPISNFSDLLVVLTKGEQKLKRSLLSSSNLLALTNPTHGNGQAEYIIEEDDSYYIHLVNMNSKSILMMLKVNVSSKMYDITKTASKCSSINGFCRLQLLFPHMKFVVLTTPNNGDLSGWYIELSFMVRLLTYFAILGFAAIILWLILKYLGVWAGEGDRTEEEVPVTERIPLLQEKRIQIDYGTSEEDPDSRICSSSEDLYDGKICAICYDEQRNCFFVPCGHCATCYACAQRIVEGENKVCPICRRIIHKVRRLLNP; from the exons ATGGTGCTCGGACCGAGTTCATTACGTTTGTTGAAGACAAGTTCAATCTTTATAGAGCAGATTCAGGTGATTGATACTGCCAAGAAAGGTTCTGTTCTTTACGGATTCCAGGAGAAGCCAGAATTGAGCTTGGAAACAAACTGGAATGCTTCCAAATATCTTGTGATTAGATCGTATCGCCAACAG GGTTTCTTTTTGTGGTTGAACAAGGGCTCTAGGATCCATGTGAGATGGGAAGTTCCAATTAGCAATTTCAGTGACCTCCTAGTGGTGTTAACTAAAG GAGAGCAGAAGTTAAAGAGATCATTGCTGAGTTCCTCAAATTTACTTGCTCTTACCAATCCAACACATG GTAATGGGCAAGCTGAATATATCATTGAGGAAGATGACAGTTACTACATCCACTTAGTGAACATGAACTCCAAAAGCATTTTAATGATGTTGAAGGTCAATGTTTCATCAAAGATGTATGATATCACCAAAACAGCGAGCAAGTGTTCATCGATAAATGGCTTTTGTCGTTTGCAGCTTCTCTTCCCCCATATGAAATTTGTTGTTTTGACCACTCCAAACAAT GGGGACCTCAGTGGATGGTACATTGAGCTTTCATTCATGGTTCGTTTGCTTACTTATTTTGCAATTTTAG GATTTGCTGCAATCATTCTTTGGTTGATCTTGAAGTACCTTGGAGTTTGGGCGGGTGAGGGGGACAGGACGGAAGAGGAAGTACCAGTAACTGAAAGAATTCCATTACTGCAAGAGAAGAGAATTCAAATCGATTACGGAACAAGTGAAGAAGATCCAGATTCGAGAATATGTAGCTCCTCTGAGGACTTGTATGATGGAAAGATTTGTGCAATCTGCTATGATGAACAACGCAACTGCTTCTTTGTACCATGTGGCCACTGTGCCACATGTTATGCATGTGCTCAGAG